CCGCCGTGGCGCAGGGGTCGCTCAAGGGGCGGCTCGCCGTCCCGACGTAGAGAACGGAGTATCCATTCTGGACCATCAGCTCGTATTCGGATTGCCCGTCGGCGTCGAGGTTGACCTTGTTCGCGGCCGCCGTCGCCGGCACGGTGTCGAAGCCGAAGCCATAGTGCCTGGTGGTGTCGAAGGCGCCGCCGTCGTCTTTCGACTTGATGCCGGCGAACGGCTGCGCGCGCTCGGGCGCGCCGCCTTCGCCGGTGAGCGAACCGCCCAGGTGCAGGTCTGTGGCCCAGGGCCCGTCGGCGTGGGCGACCTCGGCGCCGTGCTTGGACTGGTCTGCGGGGACCATGTCGGGACCGTCCCAGAGCCTGACGTGATCGACGACGACGATCTCGTGATCGAGGTGGAGGATCCATCCGTCGACGAGGAATGTGTCGTCTCCCGAGGCGGGCGGGAAGTCGTACCCCGTCACCGCGAGCGCTTCGCCTGAAGCCGTCAGGTAGATCCCGCCCGGGCCCGGATCGTCCGTGGTCACGTTCATGACTTGAGCAGGGTTTCCACCACCCGAGCAGCCGGCGGCGACCAGCAGCGCCACGCCGGCGAGCAGCGTCGTGTCGTGAGGTTCCGTTCGTCGTCTCCGCATGCGCGTCTTCCTTTCGATTGGTCAGGGACTGATCCACGAGAACCGGTAGGCGTCCGGCGAGGCGCTGGTCACCGCCATGAAGAAGGCGCGGCCCGCCGCAATGTCGGGGCTGGTGCCGGCGCTCGCGTCGGGGATCGCCAGCGTCACGCCGTCCGCGCCGGGGAGCAGCGTCGAGAACGCCACGTCCCCGAGCCACGAGGCCGGATTGATCTCGAGGAGAAGGTGGCCGGCCGGCGAGGGATGAACATCGACCGGGATCGGGGCGACGATCCTCTCCTTGCAGATCGGGTTGGTCCCGGGCGCCGCCGGGTTCGCGGGCGGCACGAGCCGGTTCTGCCCGATGGTGATCGCGCCGGTGAATGGATATGCGTTGCCGTCCTTCGTCGCTGTGCCCGCGACCGAGACCACGGCGGTGCCGCTGGTGACGACATTGATATCGCCGTCCACCAGCCACACCTCCGCGCTCTGGTCCGCGTCCGTGGTCGCCGTGCCGGGGAACGAGAACGGCTGCGGCGCGCTCGACAGCACGTCGACGTCGACAGAGCCGGGGACCTGGAGCCCGTACGTCGTGTCGCCGACGCAGCTCGCGTTGGCGGAGCCGGGGTTCGCTTGCCCGAGGCGAAGGTAGACGGCGCCCACGTGCATGCGCGCCGTCGTGAGGCGGACATGGTAGCCGAGGCCGGTGTCCAGCTCCATCGCGCCGTCGACGCCAGCGATGCCGCTCGCGTAGGCGGTGAAGGTGACGATCTCGCCGCCCGTCTGACCACCGCACGCTGGCAACGCCAGCGCCATCACGACCAACGCGACAGCCGTTTTCAAGACGCGCCCCCGAAAGTGCCGGACAGCGACACGAACACCCCCCGCGGCGCGCCGGCGGTGAAGTGGCGGGCCGGGATCAGTGTCGGCTCGGGAGCGCAGCCGAAGTCAGAGGCGTAGTTGAATTCGCCCAACCGATAGCGGCGGTCGAAGAGGTTGGTCACCGCGAGCGAGATCTCCCAGCCGCCCATGGCAACCGATGCGGTCGCGTCGACGACCGAGATGACATCGCTCTGCTGGTTGTAGGGGAGCGCGCGGCGGCCCACGTACGTCCATCCGACGCCCAGCGATGTACGGAAAGGCCGGCCGGCGGCGTTCCAGGGCAGCTCCCGGAAGAGCGCGCCGTCCTCACGAAAGACCAGCGTGGGGACGTACGAGATCTGATGGTGCGTATCGTCGAACGTCGGCCGGACCAGCGTCAGGTTCGCCGCCTCATCGAAGAACGATCCGAGCAGGCGCAAAGCGGCCGCCCATCCGAGGCGCGTGGTGCCGTTGGCGAGGACATTGCTCCCGGTGGTCTGGCTGAAGACGAGATCGTGGTCGACCTTGGTCGCGAAGAAGATCGATCGCGCAGAGACGTCCACACCGCGAAAGTTGCTGGTGTAGGTAACGCCCCCCTCGTAGGCGCGCACGCTGGCGAACGGCGTGGCGAGATCCTGCGGGATGTACGCGGGGTCGATCGAGCGGACGCCCTCGCCGTAGCTCAGGGAGAGGTTGAAATGCCGGATCGGTCCGATGGTCGCCGTCACCCGCGGCATCAGCTTGACGGCCCCGGTGGACGAGCGCTGGACGGGCTCGCGGTGGGCGCCGAGCTGCATCTGGTCGTGGCAGGACTCGTTGGTCGGCGGACGGCTGCGCGACGGGTTGTCGAAGTCTCCCTGCGCAGCGCAGAGATTGAGAACGTCATAAGAGAAGGTGTCGACGCGGGCGCCGCCGCGGAGGGTGAGCCAGCGCCAGGGCCGGAGAGAGGCATCCGCGTAGAGACCGACGTCGGTGATGGTCGACTGGAGCGCTGTCTCCACCTTGTAGGGGATGTTGCCGGGGACGGTATCCCGGTACTGCGTTCCGTTGATCAGATCAAGGCGGGCGAGGTAGCCGACGTCGATCGATTGCCGCAGACCGCGCACGAGCGTCGACCAGCGCGCGAGGCCCGGCCCGCCGAGCGTCCACGCGCCGTCGCTCATGTCGATGAGATCGCCGCGCTGGCCGTGGAGAGTGTCGAGCTCGTTCTGGGTGTCGGTGCGCAAGCCGGTGATGTCCTCCCGGAGCCGCACGTCGCGCCGGATGAGGAACAGGCTCTGCTGGAGCGCCGACCATTCAGCCGGCCGGTCGTAGGTCAGGTACGCGGAGAAGCGGGACGCGTCCCCGCCCTGGAGAGGATCCTCGGTGCCGAAGAAGCCGACCCGCCCCGATTGCCAGTCGTCCTGCCGGACCACGCCCGCCGCCTGAAAGTGCGTTGCGTACGCTTGGCCGCCGACACGCAGGCTCGCGCCCGAGGGAAGACCGATCTCGTACTGAGCCATCGCCGATGTCCGGGTGGCGGCGCGGTTGACGCCGAAGCCGTCGGTCCGGTAGGCATCAACGCCCCCGAAGGTGCCCGGCGAGGCGCCGGCGGGCCCCCAGAGAAGCAGCACCCGCCGGGTGTTCCAGCTTCCGTAGGTCGCCTTCGCCGTTGTGCCCCGCGCCTCGAGGCCGAGGTGGTAGTCGGCGCTGCCCGCGACGGCGTAGTTGCCCTGGTATGGCGAGAACGGACCTTCCGTCACGCGCAGCCCGAGGATCAGCTCCGGGATGATGAAGTGGGTATCGGCGTAGCCGTTGCCGTGGACGTTGCCGCTGTCGTTGATCGGCACGCCGTCGGCGCTGAAGGACCGCGCGCAGGACACGGGGCTGCGGATCTCGGGGCGGTGGGCACGGTTCTTCAGATCGATGTGTTTCTGCCGGCGGTCGTCGGTGCCAGCCAACTGCAGATCTCGGTCTCCATCCCGGGAGCGAACATCAACAACCTCTACTTGAACAATGGCCAGCCCGTGGTGTTCAAGGGCCTTCCCGCTGGCTGGAACACCCTCTCGTTCACGATTCCGGCGAACATCGAGACCGCGCTGCTGGATGATTTCGCTGGGGCGCAATGGTTCCTCAACGTCTACCGGGACACGTGTGCAGCGCCGATCGGGTTCGACAACCTGCGCTTCGGCGGCAAGCTGACGTCAAGGTCGATCTTCCACATCCGGCCTAGCCAGACGTATACCGTCGACAATGGAGCGCTGTTCGGCTTCGACAACCTCAACGACTGGACGCCGAGCATCGGTACGAAGTCAGCCGCCGCGCAGTTCATCCAGGGCACCGGCGCCTTGGCCGTCCCCGCCGGAGGGTGGAACCCCATCGTCAGCCGATCGTTCAGCAAAGCCGAATGGGGCAAACCAACCTCGTCGATCAACCTCGACGTCTATATTCCGGGTCCACAGAGCAGCCACGACTGGTATGGCCAAGTTGAGCTGGACTGGGAATGCCAGCATTTCTCGAAGACGACACTGGGCATCGATCCGCTGACCTACGGCTTCCTGAACGAGTACAACACTTTGCGATTCACGGTGCCGGCCAACCTGGTTTCGTTCCTGAAGTCGGCGGCGGCCACCGAGACCTGTCGGGCGACGGTCGTGGCCAATTTGAATCCTGGCGGCAGCTTGTTCCTGGACAACATGGGGTTCATCCAGTGAGCCGACGGTGAGAGGCCAGGAGGGATAGGGTGGCGCGAAAACGTATAAATGTCTTTTTGATTTTGGCGGCCGCCACACTGGGAATCGCTGGGATCATGATTTGGAAGGTGTTCCGCGCTCGTTCCTCGGCGGAGCAACCCTACGTCGGAAAGTGGAGGTTCATCAGCGGGCAGGTCAAGGCGGGGGCGGGCTTTCCGCTTACAGAGAAGGTGGCGTCGGACGGGACGACGACGAAGCCATTGGCGGGCAACCTGGCCGTCGTCGAAGAGCGCGACGGCGTGCTCTGGTACCTCGGTGACGACCGAAGTTGCTCGTATGAGTTACGCGTCGGTGGCGGAAAGGCCGAGGTGTTTCCTGGCGGCAAGGTCAAGTGCGAAACGACGGCGCCGGACGGTGGGGGGGCCAAGCGACCGACGAGCGTGCGAATGTCGATGGTGATTGACGCCCAGAATCAGGCGCACATTGCTGGCCAGGCTCAGGCTACAATCGATTTCAAAGGCCAGCGACGGGATCTGGCCTTCACTTATGACGGCATTGCCGTTCGCGACATGCCTCCAGCCAGGTGAAATGGAATGAGATCGACGATCAGAACATTCGCCAGTTTCGTGTTCGTGGCTTTGCTGACGGGTTGCGGAGGACACGACGCGGGTGGTGATGGCGGGGACGCGGTCATGTCGTGCTCCTCCTTCGACCAGACTCGGCCGCTCGTCCAGGTGAAGGGAGGCGACCTGCAGGCTGTTTGCGACTGTGGGGCATCGTTCGGGGGAGGCTACGGCCAAAGCAAGTCCTGCGATGGCGGGAGTGTCGTGAAGACACCGGCCGATCAGCCTGCCTGCGTCGCGCGCTTTGAGAGCATCAAATCGACCTGCACCGCTACCGTCGCCGACGCGCTGAACTGCGCCAAGGAAGCGCAGCAGTGCAATTTCACGGGACCCGCATGCCAGGCGCTGACGGCGTGCTACTCCGCCGACGGCGGCGCATAGTCGTCGGACGTGTAAGGTCCGGGGCAACCTGCGATCGGATGAGCCATGCTGATGCGCGCGACGTTCGGAGAACCGGTAGCGGGAATGGCAGGAATGCTCGCAGTGGTCCTGGTCTGTGCTTGCAGCTCATGCGGATCTCAACAGGCGACCAAGCCGCCGCCGATTCCGATGCCGACCGGAAGCCTGACCGATGTCGAGGGGAACGTCTACCCGACGATCAAGATCGGTCAGCAGGAGTGGATGGTCAAGAACCTGAAGACCGTGACGTACAACGACGGGACGCCGATACCAAACGTTACGGACGGGCCCACGTGGTCGACTCTCGCCTCGGACGCCTATAGCTGGTACGACAACGCCGTCGGCAACAAAGACGTCTACGGTGCCTTGTACAACTGGTACGCCGTCAATACGAAGAAGCTTTGTCCCACGGGTTGGTCGATGCCGTCCAACGGAAGCTGGAGCACCCTGGTGACCGCGGTGGGTGGGGACTCCGTCGCGGGCGGGCGCACGAAGGAGGTCGGGACGACCCTCTGGCAGCCGCCAAACACCGGTGCTACGAATCAATCGGGATTCTCGGCGCGTCCGGCAGGATTTCGGAACGTCGCCGGCTCATTCGATGAGAAGGGTCAGAATGGTATCTGGTGGTCCTCCGACCAGAAGATCGTCTCATTGCCGGGGACCGCGTATTTTTCGCACGTGACGTCCACGAGTTCGGCGCTGGTGAGCGCGACGAGCCCCTTTACGACCGGCTACTCGGTTCGCTGCTTCCGCAGCGCGAACTGAAGACAGCCGCCACGCCCGCGCGGTTTTGATCGCTACCGGATCGAGAACAGGTTTCGGTACCTGCTCGCGACCGTGTGAGCGGTCTGTGATCGCGGTCGAGCTGAGAACCGCCGCTCGTAGATCGCCAGCAACAGCTCGTCGTCCATGTCGCTCAGTCGCCGCGCCACTGCGTCAGCGCCGCGCAGCTGGGCCTCGGTCCGCCCGGGACGGCGCAGGCCATCATGGGAAGGGCGAGGAGAACAGAAAAAGGGAAGCGGACAGATCTCGCTGGCGTGGCTCCTGCGGCACAGCCCGTTGATCTTGCCGATCCCTGGTACCCCCCGGGTTGCCCATCTCGAAGAAAACGTGGCGGCCGCGACTTTGTAGCTGACACCGAAAGAAGTTCGAGAGTTGAACGCATCTGCCTGAGTTCCTGTCACCCGCCAGGGTGATGGGGCCACGTCTCGCCAGGGTCATGGGACCAGGTGACGGGCATCGAGGACCGAGAGATCAAATGCCACAAATCGCCGCCGCTGGGTAGCCCGGAAGCCCGCGGCAGCGGGCCGACGTCCGGTCTGATCAGCTTCGCCTGGGTGGTGCCCGCCGCCGCGGGTGCGCCGGAGGCTTCTTCACCGGAGCCGAAGGCGGAGGTCCCACGGTTTCAATGTTGGGCTTGAGCCGAGACCGATACGACTCGCCGTCGACCACCAGGTCGAAGGCGTTGTTCTTGAATCGGTCGACGGCGCTCTGGGCCAGTAGCGCATCGTCGAAGGTGGCGATCCATTCGGCCGTGTCGCGATTGCTGGTGACGACCGTCGAGAAACGGGCGTTCCTCTCGACGAAGAGCTGGTAGACGTCTCGACTCTCGTCCCTGGTCATGGGCTCTAACGCGAAATCATCGATTATCAGCACGTCGACCGTCGCGAGTTGGGTCATGAGCGCGTCTCGCGAGTTGTCCATTCGGCTTTGCTTGAGGACGCGCAGCAGCTCGTCGGCCCGCTGGAAGCGCACGTTGAATCCAGCGCGACAGCACAGGTGCCCCAGCGCGCTGGCCAGGAATGTCTTCCCCACGCCCACCGGTCCCAGGATCACCACGTTGCGGTGATCCTCGACGAAGCGGAGCGAGACCAGTTCGTTGAGCACGCGCCGATCGAGGGACATCCAGTACGCCGAGCGCCTCTATGCGGCCATCCGCGCCGCGAATTTCTCGCCGCTCTCGTTCCTCGCCTTCGGCAACGCCGTGAAGGACGGTGTGGATCTGCGGCGGATGCCGCGGATCGCGGTGGAGCCGTTCATGCGCGTTGTCGGAGATATGCTCGACCTTGAGGAGGCCGCGATGCAGGAGGACGTCATCGACGCCGACGTTCAGGCGGCGGGCATTCAGCCTCTGGGCGAGGCGCCAATAGCGTCCGCTCCGGTGGCGAGCGCCGCCAACGGCACCGGCGATACTTCTGTGCGAGACGAAGCGCCCGGCTCAGGCGGGGCGCTGCCGCGCACGAACGAGTAGCTGGTGGGCGGTTTCTGATCGCTCAGCTAGTCTGCAGGCTGACGATCACGTATTCACCGCCATCTACGACGATGAAGTACCCGGTGCTGAACGGTGCCTTCAGGAACGGAGCGGCGTCGAATTTCTGCCCGCGCACGGTCACGCTGTGGTCGTCAAAAGGTTGGATGGCTGCACGCACCGGCGGCGGCAGCCACGGCCGATTCGCCGTCGAAGAGATCCGATTGCCCGGTCGACTGGTCGCAGTCTTCGTGAGCTCAGCGGTCGCCGTAGGGGCCATTCTGAGGACTGCCACGAGCACGTAGTCCGTCGGGCCCAGACCGCCCGGTTGCCCGCGCGGTACGTCTTCGAACCAAACCTCGCTGGGCGAAATGGGCAGATTGATCAGCGCCTTGAGC
This is a stretch of genomic DNA from Polyangia bacterium. It encodes these proteins:
- a CDS encoding TonB-dependent receptor, coding for MAGTDDRRQKHIDLKNRAHRPEIRSPVSCARSFSADGVPINDSGNVHGNGYADTHFIIPELILGLRVTEGPFSPYQGNYAVAGSADYHLGLEARGTTAKATYGSWNTRRVLLLWGPAGASPGTFGGVDAYRTDGFGVNRAATRTSAMAQYEIGLPSGASLRVGGQAYATHFQAAGVVRQDDWQSGRVGFFGTEDPLQGGDASRFSAYLTYDRPAEWSALQQSLFLIRRDVRLREDITGLRTDTQNELDTLHGQRGDLIDMSDGAWTLGGPGLARWSTLVRGLRQSIDVGYLARLDLINGTQYRDTVPGNIPYKVETALQSTITDVGLYADASLRPWRWLTLRGGARVDTFSYDVLNLCAAQGDFDNPSRSRPPTNESCHDQMQLGAHREPVQRSSTGAVKLMPRVTATIGPIRHFNLSLSYGEGVRSIDPAYIPQDLATPFASVRAYEGGVTYTSNFRGVDVSARSIFFATKVDHDLVFSQTTGSNVLANGTTRLGWAAALRLLGSFFDEAANLTLVRPTFDDTHHQISYVPTLVFREDGALFRELPWNAAGRPFRTSLGVGWTYVGRRALPYNQQSDVISVVDATASVAMGGWEISLAVTNLFDRRYRLGEFNYASDFGCAPEPTLIPARHFTAGAPRGVFVSLSGTFGGAS
- a CDS encoding ATP-binding protein, giving the protein MLNELVSLRFVEDHRNVVILGPVGVGKTFLASALGHLCCRAGFNVRFQRADELLRVLKQSRMDNSRDALMTQLATVDVLIIDDFALEPMTRDESRDVYQLFVERNARFSTVVTSNRDTAEWIATFDDALLAQSAVDRFKNNAFDLVVDGESYRSRLKPNIETVGPPPSAPVKKPPAHPRRRAPPRRS
- a CDS encoding fibrobacter succinogenes major paralogous domain-containing protein encodes the protein MLMRATFGEPVAGMAGMLAVVLVCACSSCGSQQATKPPPIPMPTGSLTDVEGNVYPTIKIGQQEWMVKNLKTVTYNDGTPIPNVTDGPTWSTLASDAYSWYDNAVGNKDVYGALYNWYAVNTKKLCPTGWSMPSNGSWSTLVTAVGGDSVAGGRTKEVGTTLWQPPNTGATNQSGFSARPAGFRNVAGSFDEKGQNGIWWSSDQKIVSLPGTAYFSHVTSTSSALVSATSPFTTGYSVRCFRSAN